A section of the Methanoculleus taiwanensis genome encodes:
- a CDS encoding TIGR00297 family protein has translation MTKLLGLVLASVLTFAFIALAPLLQPNWLLSMLIIPFSFVLFLIRETKYASISIIALAVLYGLGWLSLFVFATTLAIVVFGELAFRAGGESKRSYLYHIVAASAVSLPIMFYLDHLTPLIVLMGVVVAALLRSALRERDDALMIEALGVAMTMSLFAEIGFQVDITLLLVAVIIAFGFGYVSYRLRVADISGLFSGALIGIILIVFADVRWFLIMLTFFIVGAAATRYKYDYKASIGVAESHGGVRGYFNVFANGLVATGAAILYGITGEPAFVALFLGSVASAAADTAASEIGMTGRVPYLITTLKPVPRGTNGGVTVRGEVVSVAAAAVVAAAAYAMGVADTPLVIVTVIAGFIGTNVDSLVGATLENRGTFGNSGTNLTATFSGGVAAMGLYLLF, from the coding sequence ATGACAAAGCTGCTGGGGCTTGTGCTGGCATCGGTGCTCACATTCGCATTTATTGCACTCGCTCCACTGCTCCAGCCTAACTGGCTGCTCTCCATGCTTATCATCCCATTCTCGTTCGTTCTTTTCCTGATTCGCGAGACGAAATACGCCTCGATCTCGATCATTGCCCTTGCAGTTCTCTACGGGCTCGGGTGGCTCTCTCTCTTCGTGTTTGCAACTACTCTTGCGATCGTCGTCTTCGGCGAGCTCGCGTTCCGGGCAGGCGGTGAGAGTAAACGGTCGTATCTGTACCATATCGTGGCGGCGTCGGCGGTGTCGCTGCCGATCATGTTCTATCTCGACCATCTCACGCCGCTAATCGTCCTGATGGGCGTCGTCGTCGCGGCGCTCCTTCGATCCGCCCTCCGGGAGCGCGACGACGCATTGATGATCGAGGCGCTCGGCGTCGCGATGACGATGTCGCTTTTTGCGGAGATCGGTTTTCAGGTCGATATTACGCTTCTTCTGGTTGCGGTTATCATCGCGTTCGGTTTCGGCTACGTCTCCTACCGTCTCCGTGTCGCCGACATCAGCGGCCTCTTCTCCGGTGCTCTGATCGGCATCATCCTTATCGTCTTCGCCGACGTCCGCTGGTTCCTGATCATGCTCACGTTCTTCATCGTCGGGGCGGCGGCAACGCGCTACAAATACGACTATAAGGCATCGATTGGCGTTGCCGAATCTCACGGAGGCGTCCGGGGATACTTCAATGTCTTCGCAAACGGCCTTGTTGCAACCGGCGCCGCGATCCTCTACGGCATCACGGGAGAACCTGCATTCGTCGCTCTCTTCCTCGGGAGCGTCGCATCGGCAGCGGCCGATACGGCTGCAAGCGAGATCGGCATGACCGGCAGGGTGCCTTACCTGATCACAACGCTCAAACCGGTTCCCCGGGGGACGAACGGCGGGGTGACGGTTCGAGGAGAGGTTGTCTCTGTTGCGGCGGCCGCAGTCGTCGCGGCGGCTGCATATGCCATGGGAGTCGCCGATACCCCGCTCGTAATCGTCACGGTCATCGCCGGCTTTATCGGAACGAACGTCGACAGCCTCGTCGGCGCCACGCTCGAGAACCGGGGGACGTTCGGGAACTCGGGGACGAATCTCACCGCCACGTTCTCAGGCGGTGTTGCGGCGATGGGTCTGTATCTCCTTTTCTGA
- a CDS encoding DUF7847 domain-containing protein: MVLESLTEAAGLLRRQPILWSIGLVMGAFALLDIVLPVYGGSFYAEPLALFQVVTLPFLAGGVYGAIKTGDYTPGSFLTAAKTYYFRILLPALVVLFAALFTALLLAVPIALIGLSAESELAAFMILGVFVPFVFFTFFYDTAAVFEDRKVLDSIRRSVEFVIGSSGSVVLFYIINIGILLLLGFLGLFVWTLLLAPELEPLTQLNTTEIQALMPQDILSMIGTGGIWISAFVYALVITLATSILYTYKACLFHRRAAGVVTVEQGEYDEKGRWYKY, encoded by the coding sequence ATGGTTCTCGAGTCACTCACCGAGGCTGCCGGGCTTCTGCGCCGGCAGCCGATCCTCTGGTCTATCGGCCTCGTGATGGGAGCGTTCGCTCTTCTCGACATTGTCCTTCCGGTTTACGGCGGCAGTTTCTATGCAGAACCCCTGGCACTCTTCCAGGTCGTCACCCTTCCGTTCCTCGCTGGAGGGGTGTACGGTGCGATCAAGACGGGAGACTACACCCCCGGATCGTTCCTCACCGCGGCAAAGACCTACTACTTCCGGATACTCCTTCCGGCGCTGGTCGTCCTCTTTGCAGCACTCTTCACCGCGCTGCTGCTGGCGGTTCCCATCGCCCTCATCGGTCTTTCCGCAGAGAGCGAACTCGCCGCCTTCATGATCCTCGGGGTCTTCGTGCCGTTCGTCTTCTTCACATTTTTCTACGATACGGCAGCAGTCTTTGAAGATCGGAAGGTGCTCGACTCTATCCGGAGGAGTGTTGAGTTCGTCATTGGTTCATCAGGCAGCGTGGTTCTCTTCTACATCATCAACATAGGGATCCTGCTTCTCCTCGGATTCCTCGGCCTCTTTGTCTGGACGCTCCTTCTCGCTCCGGAGCTCGAACCGCTGACGCAGCTCAACACCACCGAGATTCAGGCACTGATGCCGCAGGACATCCTCTCCATGATCGGGACGGGCGGCATCTGGATCTCGGCATTCGTCTACGCCCTGGTGATCACGCTTGCGACAAGCATCCTCTACACGTACAAAGCGTGCCTCTTCCACCGGCGTGCGGCAGGGGTCGTGACTGTAGAACAGGGCGAGTACGACGAGAAAGGACGCTGGTACAAATATTAA
- a CDS encoding pyruvate kinase alpha/beta domain-containing protein — protein MGFTTKNIHYFDSPGEQNTEDAARFAVERALELGLSRIVVASASGRTAQVFHKAIEGTDLELIVVTHVVGFSRPGEWEFSSDAAEDLLAGGATIVTGTHALSGLERAISRSPKLGGSSRTEAIAETLRRTVAVGLKVAVECVLIAADQGKVRIDEEVVAVGGTMSGADTVCVIRPAHTASFFDLQVREIVAMPRDR, from the coding sequence ATGGGCTTTACAACGAAAAATATCCATTATTTCGATAGCCCGGGCGAGCAGAACACTGAAGATGCAGCCCGGTTCGCCGTGGAGCGAGCCCTGGAACTTGGCCTGTCGAGGATTGTCGTCGCCAGTGCCTCGGGAAGGACGGCGCAGGTCTTTCACAAAGCGATCGAAGGCACCGATCTTGAACTGATCGTCGTCACCCACGTTGTCGGATTCTCCAGGCCGGGTGAATGGGAGTTCTCATCCGATGCGGCAGAAGACCTTCTCGCAGGCGGCGCGACCATCGTCACCGGCACCCACGCGCTGTCGGGTCTCGAGCGGGCGATCTCGCGCTCCCCGAAACTCGGGGGCAGTTCCCGAACCGAAGCGATCGCAGAGACGCTCCGGCGCACGGTCGCCGTCGGGCTGAAGGTCGCCGTCGAATGCGTGCTCATCGCGGCCGACCAGGGAAAGGTTCGGATCGACGAGGAAGTCGTCGCCGTCGGGGGCACCATGAGCGGAGCTGATACCGTCTGTGTCATCCGTCCTGCACATACCGCCTCGTTCTTCGACCTGCAGGTTCGTGAGATCGTCGCCATGCCGAGAGATCGCTGA